The window GTGCGCGGTACACCGGTGGCGGGTGCTCTCCCCCCTTTTTTTGCTGGGCGCGCTGGGGCTGACGTGCAGCAGCACCGTCTACCGGCCGGTGATGGACGCGATCGATCTGCTTAAGCGGTATCTGAAGCGGCTGTTGAAGGAGGGGGCGTGCTTCGGTCCCGCGGAGACGGTGCCGCTCGCGGGGGTGGTGCCCGAGCAGTGGCGGGCGGCGGTAGTGGACGAGCGTGGGGCGGGTCGAGCGCATTCCGTGCGAGCTGTGCGTGTGGGTCGCGCTGTGAGTGGACGTTAAGTCCGTTTCTGGTAGCGGCCTCGTCCGGGTTGGGTGAGGAAGCCTTGGCGGAGGAGGCGTGCGAGGCGGCTTCGGGTGATGTTGACGGATGCCTCGTCGGTGGGCATGTCGAGGAGTTCGTGCAGTTCACGGGCGCGGAATGCCTGGACGGGGTGTTGGTTGAAGGCGTTCACGATGGCTTGGTAGGCGGTGCTCATCTCGGTCTGGGGTGGGTCGGGTTCGGTTACTGCCGGTGCGGTTTGCCCGATGACCTTCCGGGCGATGTCCAGCTCCGCGAGTCGGGCCGCGGTCTCGGCCAGGGCGGCGGTGAGGTGTTCGATCTGCCCCTGGAGTTCACCGGCGCGGGCGGTGGCCGCCTCGTGCTGGGCCTGGAGGCCGGCGAGGAGTTCGGTGACGTTCACGCGGCGAGCCCGAGGTCGTCGCGCCAGGCAGGGCTCGGTGTGGTCAGGCGGCGGGCCATGTTCGAGGTGGAGGCCCAGTAGACGCGTGAGGCGGAGGTGTCGGGGCGGTGGTCGTACTCGCGGGTCAGGCGCCGGTGCAGCAGCAGGGTCCCGTTGACCTGCTCCACGATCCAGCGCTTGGGCTGCGGGACGAAGCCCTTGCCCTTGTCGTCCGGGTTGCGGCGGACGATCTCGACGTCGATGTCCTGCAGCACGCCGTGGATCACCACTTCGTCCTTGAAGCCCTGGTCCACCAGGGCCTTCTCCAGACGGTTCCCGCAGCGTTCGGCGGCCTGGTCGAGCAGGGCGGTGCCGGCGGCGTTGTCGTGGGCGGAGGCCGGCAGGACGACTACGCCGATGACCAGGCCCAGAACGTCCACGGCCAGCCCGCGCTTGCGCCCGGACACCTTCTTGTTGACGTCAAGTCCAGTCGTGGTCCTCGGGACACCGGCTGCCGCACGCACGGACTGGGTGTCGATGATCACGAGGGACGGGTCCTCTAATCGGCGGGCCTTCTCCCGCACCTGGCAGCGCAGGAGTTCCTGGATCCGCTGGTCCAGGCCGTCCTCGCGCCACAGGGTGAAGTAGTAGAACACCGCTGACCAGGACGGCAGATCGTGCGGCAGATAGCGCCACTGACAGCCCGTCCGGTTCTGGTAGAAGATCGCGTTCACGACCTCCCGGAGGTCACAGGATCCCGGATCCCCGGTCGCCGACCGCGCCACCCGGTCCTGCTTCCAGCCCGTGATCACCGGCTCGATCAACGACCACTGCTCGTCCGATAAGTCACTCGGGTACGGCTCTCTGTCCATGCCCTGTATCCCAGCATGTCCATGCCCAACGCCCATCCCGCGTGGCGATCAGTCATACGATCGAGCGATCACGAACCGAGAAAGATCGGACTTAACGTCCACTGAGACGTGGTGCGCCGGCGGGAGACCTGGGTGGTGGGGGGTGAACTGGTGGCGCAACCCGGAGGATGACCTGCCCGCGGGCGTCGAAGGCAACCGGGACGTGTGTGACGCCGCCCTGGGCCGGCCGCAGGACTCCGGCGAGTTCGTCGCTGCCGTGCGGGACGAACTCCGTACTTCATTGGCCCACTTCGAGATCGCACTGGCGCAGGGCACGAGGGGCGGAGCGGCGATCGTCAAGAAGCACGGCGAGCCGTGGATCAGGCTCTCCCCGCGCGGCGAGGCAGGAGGAGCCGGAGTCCTTGGTGGCCGTCAGGGGCGGGATCGAACGCCGCGTTGGGGTACCAGCGGCCTGCTGGACATCCTGAAGTAGCGGAGTGCGGCACCTGGTTCATCGCCGCGTTCACCTCGGTGGCCACCAGGGAGAACAGAGAACCTGTCCAGGGAGGCGCTGTGGCGCCGCCTGCTCCTGGTGTTGTCCGGGCTGGGCACCGGCATGGGCATCAGGCGGGTCGCGGTGACCGGTAGGCACGGCGGGAGCGAGGCGACGCTGTGGCGGGTGCGGCACCTGTTGGTGAACCGTGCCGACTGCGCGCGGTCCTGCGGGAGCTGGTGAACGCCATGCTCGCTGCCCGGGATGCGATGTGGTGGGGCACCGGCACCGCATGTGCGTCCGGAAGCGGCACGTTCGGCGCCTGGTCCAGGAACCTGATGACCGAGTGGCATCAGCGCTACCGGAGCCCCGGCGCGATGATCTACCGGTACGTCGAGCGGACATCCCGTCTGCATCTACCAACTCCCGGCTCAAGTCCTGTCCGGCCTCCGGGGCCGCCTCGGGATCGAGGGTGTGCCGTGGCACCGCACCGGTATGGAAGTGGACCGGCAGTACACCGACACCCACGGCGCCTCCATTGTTGCCGTCGCCGTCGCCGTCGCCTTCGCTCATGTGCTTGGCTTCACGCTGGTGCCGGGGCTGAAGAACATCGGCTCCGCGAAGCTGTACCGGCCGGTGGCCGGGCAGGACGGGAAGTGGCCGGACCTCGCGCTGGTGCTCTCCACCGACGCGAACGACTGGGATCTGACCGTCCGGCCGTACGACCAGATCGTGAAGTACACCACCGCCCCGCGCCCGGGCACCTCGGGGGCCGGGCAGGTTCTGCGCCGCTTCATCCTGGGCGGCCCCAAGCACCCCCCACTTACCAGGCGATCGGAGAACGTGGGCGGGCGGTGCGTACCGTCTTCGTGTGCGCCTGCGTCGCCGGTGTGGAGATGCGGCGCGAGATCCACGAGGGGCCGCAGGTCGTGGAGAAGCTGGAATTCGGCGGGCAAGGACCTCTTCTACGGCAAGCGGCGACCTGGCCGGGGCGGACAAGGAGTTCCAGGAGGTGTCCATGCTCGCGCTCCGCCTGCTCGGGCCCGCCCTTGGTCCACGTCAACACGCTGCTGATGCAGCAGCAGGTCCTCGCAGACCCGAAGCGGGCCGGCATCCTCACCGAAGCGGACCGGCGCGCACTGGCTCCACTGTGCTGGACGCACGTGAATCCCTGTGGCCGTTTCGAGCTGGACATGAACACTCGCCCCGACCCCGACCCCGACCCCGACCCCGACCCCGCCCCCGACCCCGACCCCGCCCCCGACCCCGACCCCGCCCCCGACCCCGACCGCGACCGCGATCCCGATCCTGACCGCGATCCCGATCCTGACCGCGATCCCGATCCCGATCCCGACCGCGATCCCGATCCCGATCCCGACCGCGACTCCGATCTCGATCCCGATCCCGGCCTGGGCGTGACTGCGCGGGCCGCCCTGTCCCTGCCGCGTACTCCCGGGGGCGGACCGGCTGCCGCCGGGTGGTGAGGAGGTGGGGGCCGGTCTTCCGACGGGCTCGGTGACCACGGCCCGGTCAGTGGGCAAGAGCCGCGCTGGTCTCAGCCCCAGGTCTGGCCGGCCGGCTCCTTGACGGTGCGGTTGATCCGGTTGAAGAAGTTGGTCAGCGCGATCTCCAGGTTGATCGCATGGATCTGCTCCTCGGTGAAATGAGCGTTGACCTCTTCCCAGATCTCGTCGGTGACGCCCTGCGCACCGTCCTGCAGCCGGGTGGCTCCCTCGGCCAGCGCCAGTGCCGCGCGCTCCGCGTCGGTGTAGAACGGCGCCTCACGCCACGCCGCCACGTTGTGCAGCCGCTCGTCGGTTTCACCAGCCTTCTTCGCCCCGGTGACACTGGCGTAGATGCACGCCGAGCAGCTGTTGATCTGGCTGACGCGAAGGTGGACCAGCGCAAGCAGCTTCGGGTCGACGCCCCCGGCGGCAATCGCCTTGTGGAGGTGCTGGACCGCGGTCCACACATCGGCGTTTTTCGTGTTCTTGTTCTTGAGCCGGTTTTCCATGTGAGAGTGCACTCCTTCATCGGGATACGTTGCGGGGCTTTCGCCCGTCACCCCTATGACGGAGCAGCTTCCAGAGAGGTAACACCATGCCAGGCACCCAGCCCACGGATCCGATCGGTGACGCCTTCGAGGCCCACCGTGACCGGCTCCGAGCCGTCGCCTACCGCGTGCTCGGATCACACGCCGACGCGGAGGACGCGGTCCAAGAGGCGTGGTTACGTCTCGCCCGCCAGGACACCGACACCATCAACAACCTCGGCGGCTGGCTGACCACCGTGGTCGGACGCATCAGCCTCGATGTCCTGCGCTCACGCGGGGTCCGGCCGGAGCTCTCCTTCGACACCCAGCTGCCCGAGTTCACCGTGACGCTCGACGACGCTCCTGCTCCGGAAGAGCTCGTGGCACTCGGGGACTCCGTCGGCCTCGCGCTTCTCACGGTCCTCGACTCGCTGCGCCCGGACGAACGACTGGCGTTCGTGCTGCACGACGTGTTCGCCGTGCCCCACGGGGAGATCGGCGCGATTCTCGGCAAGTCCGCCGACGCGACCAAAATGCTCACCAGCCGCGCCCGCAGGAAAGTACAGACCGCCCGGCAACCGGCGGGCGCCGGGCGTCAGCAACGCGAGGTGGTCCAAGCCTTCCTGGCCGCGGCCGGTGAGGGCCGGTTCGAGCAGCTGCTGCAGGTTCTCCACCCCGAAGTGAAGTTCACCGTCCACACCCCGAACGGCACGTTCGTCACACTCGGAGCCACCGAAGTCGCCACCCGCGCACGAGTGGCCGCCAGCGCGGCACGAGGACATGCGGCGACCGTCAACGGCCGCCCCGGCATCATCTCCTGGAGCGAAGACGGCACCCCGCTCTCCGTCCTCGCCTTCACCGTCACCGACGGCCGCATCACCGAGATCACCGCCGTGGTCGACCCGGCCGAACTCGCGTTGATGGACCTGCCGAACCCGGTATGACCCCTACCGGCGACCCCTGCTTGTCTTCCATGTGGTGTCGGTCCTCGTCATCGAGGCGGCGCCGGTGCCGTACCCGTGGTGGCTGAAGTTCCTCGGCATCGTGCTGTTCGCGCTGGGTTTCGCACCGTTGATGCAGCCCACCTGGTACGAGATCGCCACCACGGCCGTGCTGGGCGCGCTCGCCGCGGCTCTCGCGGTCACCGCCGACCGCGTGCTGCGGCTGCACCGGTTCCTTCCGCTCACGGTGTCAACGGCGGTCTCTGTCGTCACGATCGAACTGTTCGCCGACAATCCTGCGCACGGCGGTCCCGTCCTGCTGATGCTCCCTGCGCTGTTCTACTTCGTCCCCGGGGACTACCTGAGCGCGGCGACCGCCGAGCTGGCCGCCGGCCTGATCACCACCGGTGCGCTACGGCTCGTCTACTCCGTCTTCCTACTGGTCCAGCTGTACGTCGGCGTCCTGCTCGGCGTCCTGTTCACCGGCTCCTCCCCCCACGCCCTCTTCGACGTCGCCGCCCACTCCGACCTACCCCGGTGGGCGCTGTTCCTGGCCTGGATCGTCTTCACAGCGGGCACCCTGCTCGCCTTCGCGACCCCCCCTGCGCTTCTTCTGGCCGCTGCTCCTGCTCGTCTACGTCACCGTCGGCGTGCAGTCGGCGCTCACGAAGTTCGCCGGGGAGACGGGCAGCACCTTCGCCGCCGCGGCTACGCTGATCGCGCGCGGGCCGCGCCGTCCACCCCGGCTGATCCTGATCCTGCCCGGCTTCTTCACGCTCGCCGTCGGCTCGCTCGGCATGCGCGGCCTGACCACTTTGGTCGGCGGCTATGTCGAGGGTTCCAGGACCTGCTGAAGCTGGTCACGATCGTCGCCGCCCTCGCCATCGGCCTTGTGGTCGGCGAAGCACTCACGCAGGGGCACAGCGAAACCCAGGCCGGGCGGCACCATGACGCGCGCACTGGCAGCCCTCACCGAGCAGGACGACGCGGCCCCGCAT is drawn from Streptomyces brevispora and contains these coding sequences:
- a CDS encoding IS5 family transposase; translated protein: MDREPYPSDLSDEQWSLIEPVITGWKQDRVARSATGDPGSCDLREVVNAIFYQNRTGCQWRYLPHDLPSWSAVFYYFTLWREDGLDQRIQELLRCQVREKARRLEDPSLVIIDTQSVRAAAGVPRTTTGLDVNKKVSGRKRGLAVDVLGLVIGVVVLPASAHDNAAGTALLDQAAERCGNRLEKALVDQGFKDEVVIHGVLQDIDVEIVRRNPDDKGKGFVPQPKRWIVEQVNGTLLLHRRLTREYDHRPDTSASRVYWASTSNMARRLTTPSPAWRDDLGLAA
- a CDS encoding carboxymuconolactone decarboxylase family protein translates to MENRLKNKNTKNADVWTAVQHLHKAIAAGGVDPKLLALVHLRVSQINSCSACIYASVTGAKKAGETDERLHNVAAWREAPFYTDAERAALALAEGATRLQDGAQGVTDEIWEEVNAHFTEEQIHAINLEIALTNFFNRINRTVKEPAGQTWG
- a CDS encoding sigma-70 family RNA polymerase sigma factor, which gives rise to MPGTQPTDPIGDAFEAHRDRLRAVAYRVLGSHADAEDAVQEAWLRLARQDTDTINNLGGWLTTVVGRISLDVLRSRGVRPELSFDTQLPEFTVTLDDAPAPEELVALGDSVGLALLTVLDSLRPDERLAFVLHDVFAVPHGEIGAILGKSADATKMLTSRARRKVQTARQPAGAGRQQREVVQAFLAAAGEGRFEQLLQVLHPEVKFTVHTPNGTFVTLGATEVATRARVAASAARGHAATVNGRPGIISWSEDGTPLSVLAFTVTDGRITEITAVVDPAELALMDLPNPV
- a CDS encoding threonine/serine exporter family protein, which translates into the protein MSVLVIEAAPVPYPWWLKFLGIVLFALGFAPLMQPTWYEIATTAVLGALAAALAVTADRVLRLHRFLPLTVSTAVSVVTIELFADNPAHGGPVLLMLPALFYFVPGDYLSAATAELAAGLITTGALRLVYSVFLLVQLYVGVLLGVLFTGSSPHALFDVAAHSDLPRWALFLAWIVFTAGTLLAFATPPALLLAAAPARLRHRRRAVGAHEVRRGDGQHLRRRGYADRARAAPSTPADPDPARLLHARRRLARHARPDHFGRRLCRGFQDLLKLVTIVAALAIGLVVGEALTQGHSETQAGRHHDARTGSPHRAGRRGPA